In Macaca fascicularis isolate 582-1 chromosome X, T2T-MFA8v1.1, one DNA window encodes the following:
- the RTL5 gene encoding retrotransposon Gag-like protein 5 yields MSEAAGNLNSLRMANVALREELNALRGENANLGLQLGRALAEVNSLRGNVSSYIRWPVPIVPVLAEENLEFALSEIEAIPGGELPFLCRPPPHAEPDCISDDLLINVIQDRSTPDGPADPPLLPIPPPPALPPPASKEPPLQPPLPPLEWPEIEPFSGDPVYLAEFLMQLETFIADHEDHFPGGAERVAFLISFFTGEAKDWAISVTQEGSPLHANFPRFLDEIRKEFCGPIPPRVAKKAIRKLKQGHCTLGSYADAFQFLAQFLSWDDCHLQNQFLKGLSEFFRKELLWSTEMADLDELILECVEIERKVRVPKPIPLPGVRNILFPFAPNEEESEDEEYYSEDEDQEACRHRLHPKDQRNRMRAFQQEMKEKEEEEMKKEEEMKKEEEEKEEEEEEMKQKEEEEEIRNKNEEEGESKDEEDEDEDGGQKPEREPQQEPGTEETYGEVEEEPLDEAQDDDLDELMEMEPTFVHASSQTSGPTNGYHAENFLGASPPIIQPSRRRNQNRVPLLEGLPGTNSPFYSSPPLIRRTGRLGQRQVRRRPPVLFRLTPRQGGHRAARGRIRV; encoded by the coding sequence ATGTCTGAGGCGGCAGGAAATCTCAACAGCCTCCGCATGGCGAATGTGGCCCTGCGCGAAGAATTAAATGCCCTTCGCGGGGAGAATGCCAATTTGGGCCTCCAGCTCGGGAGAGCCCTGGCCGAGGTTAATTCCTTGCGGGGCAATGTCTCCAGCTACATCCGTTGGCCAGTACCCATAGTGCCTGTACTTGCGGAGGAGAACTTGGAGTTCGCGCTCAGTGAGATCGAAGCCATTCCCGGGGGAGAACTGCCCTTCTTGTGCCGGCCTCCCCCACACGCGGAGCCCGACTGTATCTCGGATGATCTTTTGATTAACGTGATCCAGGATCGCAGCACCCCCGACGGGCCCGCTGATCCCCCTCTGCTGCCCATCCCGCCCCCGCCGGCGCTGCCTCCGCCTGCGTCAAAGGAGCCGCCCCTGCAGCCCCCTCTGCCACCGCTGGAGTGGCCTGAGATAGAGCCCTTTTCAGGCGACCCAGTCTACCTGGCTGAATTCCTGATGCAGCTAGAGACCTTCATAGCCGACCATGAGGATCATTTTCCCGGGGGCGCCGAGCGGGTGGCCTTTCTGATCTCCTTTTTCACTGGCGAAGCCAAGGACTGGGCCATCTCGGTCACCCAGGAAGGAAGCCCCTTGCATGCCAACTTCCCGCGCTTCCTGGATGAAATCCGTAAGGAATTCTGTGGCCCCATCCCCCCACGTGTGGCTAAAAAGGCCATTCGCAAGCTCAAGCAGGGCCACTGTACCCTCGGCAGCTATGCAGATGCTTTTCAGTTCCTGGCCCAATTCTTGTCTTGGGATGACTGCCACCTCCAAAACCAGTTCCTCAAAGGCCTGTCGGAATTCTTCCGCAAAGAGCTCTTATGGTCAACAGAAATGGCCGACCTAGATGAGCTGATTCTCGAATGTGTGGAGATAGAAAGAAAAGTGCGCGTTCCCAAGCCTATCCCGCTCCCTGGGGTTCGAAATATCCTCTTCCCTTTTGCTCCCAATGAGGAAGAAAGTGAAGATGAAGAGTACTACAGTGAAGATGAAGACCAGGAGGCATGCAGGCACAGGCTTCACCCCAAAGACCAGAGGAATCGCATGAGGGCTTTTCAGCAAGAgatgaaggagaaggaggaggaggagatgaagaaggaggaagaaatgaagaaggaagaggaggagaaggaggaggaggaagaggaaatgaaacagaaagaggaggaggaggagataagGAACaagaatgaggaggaaggagagagtaaggatgaagaagatgaagatgaggatGGGGGCCAGAAACCAGAGCGGGAGCCACAGCAGGAGCCAGGGACTGAGGAGACCTATGGTGAGGTGGAGGAGGAGCCACTGGATGAGGCCCAAGATGATGATCTAGATGAGCTAATGGAGATGGAGCCGACCTTTGTTCACGCCTCATCCCAGACTTCTGGCCCCACAAATGGTTACCACGCCGAAAACTTCCTGGGTGCATCGCCTCCCATAATACAGCCTAGCAGACGGAGGAACCAGAATCGAGTCCCACTTCTGGAAGGCCTTCCAGGCACCAATTCACCATTCTACAGCTCCCCCCCACTGATTCGCCGCACAGGTCGCTTAGGGCAACGCCAAGTTCGAAGACGCCCCCCCGTGCTTTTCCGCCTCACTCCGAGACAGGGGGGCCACCGAGCTGCTCGTGGCCGAATTCGAGTGTGA